From one Thamnophis elegans isolate rThaEle1 chromosome 7, rThaEle1.pri, whole genome shotgun sequence genomic stretch:
- the PEX26 gene encoding peroxisome assembly protein 26: MKNDSPVTLSAVARARGLLRSSEPSLLCPAAPQAVSLLEEAAELLVLDRDFAAAVDRCERGFHSLLENDGDSDRISSEDLKCSLCIIGIQALAEMDRWREVLPWILQYYHEPEGWPPKVMELCILLHSKVEEPQVMLDVGGDWLYCPSNQDLSSYGLLAQLYLFHVLLPLGHFSKAEELIQGCKALSQEQREDMHKTLQEKKDQWLKIEEASPIPEEQPEMSWKPLLGSVSQRMLTILVQLRRALESLASHFSSIPLKKTLLVALLLCLIVVRLDPASPSSLPFLYRLTQLFYQARLALFPPSRRPPIQD; this comes from the exons ATGAAGAACGATTCGCCGGTGACGTTGTCTGCCGTCGCTAGGGCAAGAGGCCTATTAAGAAGCAGCGAGCCCAGCCTTCTCTGTCCAGCGGCACCCCAAGCAGTTTCCTTATTAGAGGAGGCGGCTGAACTCCTGGTTTTGGACAGGGACTTTGCTGCAGCGGTGGACAGATGTGAGAGAGGCTTCCACAGCCTTTTGGAAAACGATGGCGATTCTGACAG AATCAGCTCTGAAGATCTGAAATGTTCCTTGTGTATTATTGGCATCCAAGCTTTGGCAGAAATGGATCGATGGAGAGAGGTCCTCCCATGGATTCTTCAGTACTACCATGAACCTGAAGGTTGGCCCCCCAAAGTTATGGAGCTCTG CATCCTCCTCCATAGCAAAGTGGAAGAACCTCAAGTGATGTTAGATGTTGGTGGGGACTGGTTATACTGCCCATCCAATCAGGACTTGTCAAGTTATGGCCTCTTGGCTCAGCTTTATCTTTTCCATGTGCTCCTGCCACTCGGACACTTTTCAAAGGCAGAGGAGCTGATCCAAGGTTGCAAAGCTTTGAGCCAGGAGCAGCGAGAAGATATGCACAAAACCCTTCAAGAAAAGAAGGATCAGTGGCTAAAGATAGAAGAAGCATCTCCAATTCCCGAGGAGCAGCCAGAGATGTCATGGAAGCCGCTGTTGG GTTCGGTGTCTCAAAGGATGTTGACCATTTTGGTCCAGCTGAGAAGAGCGCTGGAGTCTTTGGCAAGCCATTTCAGTTCCATCCCCCTCAAAAAGACACTTCTGGTGGCTCTCCTGTTATGTCTCATTGTAGTGAGACTTGATCCAG cATCCCCATCTTCTCTACCCTTCCTCTACAGGTTGACCCAACTTTTCTATCAAGCTCGTTTGGCTTTATTTCCTCCAAGTAGAAGACCTCCTATTCAAGACTAA